TCCTCACCGACCTCGCCACCGCCGTCCGTACCCGCCGCGCCACCCTCCCCGCCCACGCCTGACCCCCCTTCCCCCGGCCTCCCCCTCCCCCCTCGCTCCGGTGATCATGGAGTTGGCGGCAGTTTCGGAGATCCACGTCGCCGCCAACCTCATGATCACCGGAGTGAGGCCGGGCGTGAGTGGGGGGTTTGACCGGTTCGGGGTCGGGTAGGCCAGGCCTGTGACCGATGACGTGGCTGTGCCGGAGGAGCCGGACACCCGGCGGCTCGACGACCTGCTCGACGACCTCTACCGCGGTCAGGAGCGGATCAGTCAGGCGGACATCTACCGCCGGGCGGTCGCCGCGGAGCTTCCCGCGGAGCTGCTCACCCGGATCGCCGCCCTTCCCCAGGGCGAGTACGCGGCGGACGAGGCGGCCGACCTGCTGGGCGGCACGGTCGCCTGAGCCGGACGACGGAGAGGACAGCCAGATGACCGAACGCGACCAGGACCCGGCGCACCACGAACACCTCGAGGCGCTCGGCCAGCCCCCGGGTGGCCGGGACACGCTGCCCGAGCCGGACTTCGCCAATGAGCACGACCGCACCGCCGTGGACCGCGACGTGGTCACCGGGGCCGACGAGGACGAGCGGGAGCCCGAGGCGTCGCGCGGCTGGGCCGGCGAGGACCACGGCACCACCCCCACCTGACCGACGCACGGAAAAGGGGGCCGGCGCGGACGCCGGCCCCCTTTTCGCGTCGGGTTCACTTCTCGTCGTGGTGACCGCCCTCGGCCGCCTGCTGGGCGACCGCGTAGCCCATCTGGAGGAAGTCGGACGCGGCCACGGCGGTGAGCGCGGTGGCCACCAGCCGGGTGAGCCGGGGCGCCAGCACCAGACCGCCGGTGAGGCCGGTGGCCACCCAGACCGCCAGGCAGAACGGGCAGCTGAGCAGCTCACCCACGGCGTGCCGGGTGGGGCTGCCCTGGTCGCGGACCTGCTCCATCACCTCGCCGCTGCCGATCGGGTGGTCGTAGCGGGTGAACGGGGCCCGCAGCGGGCTGGTGATCGCGTCCTTGGAGAGCAGCCGACTGAGCTTGTGGGTCGCGACGGAGAGCAGCACCACGTCGGCGGTGCTGGGCCGCTCGGGGACCGGTCGGCCGGTCGCCCGGACCAGGCCCACCAGCGACGCGGTCACCGTCGCGTAGGTGCCCATCGCGGCCAGGTAACCACCCAGCGGTCGGTACTCGTGCGGCGCGTACGCCTGGCGCAGCCGCGCCACCTTCTGTTTCAGGCCACCCTGGGTCAACCCGGTCTCCTCGGTTCGTCGCCGTTCCGGCTCAGCCGGCGGTCAGGTTGTCGGCCACCTCGCGGGCGAGGTTGGCCAGGGTCTCGTCGGCCAGCCCGTCGCCGTCCCCGCCGGCCAGGTCGAGCCGGACCCGGGCGCCACCGGCGTCGGCCGGCTGCACCTGGATCTCCGCCGACCAGTCGGGCGCGGTGTCGCTGGCCCAGCGGGCCCGCATCTCGTCGGCGCTGGTCACCTCGGGGCGGGCGGCACCGTCCTGGCGCAGCGGCGCGGGGAGCCAGGCCGCCGCGCGGTCGGGGTCGGTGGCGGTGTTGAAGACCACCTCGGGCGGCGCCGACATGCCCCGTTCGGCGTGTGCGGCCATCAGACGCCCCGCAGCCGGCTCGGGTCGACCTCGCGCCCCGGGTGCCGGGCGAGGTACTCGGTCTCCAGCTCGGCGGTGCGGCGCAGGTGGTTGGCGAGCGCGGAGTCGGCGGCGTGCCGCAGGGTGTCCAGCCGGGTGCGGTGCAGGCTCTGCATCTCGCGGATCAGGTCCTCGTCACCCAGCTCGGACGGGTCCACCCCGAGCAGCTCGCCGTCCGACGCGGTGGCGTCCTGCACGTGGTCACCGTTCCACTCGGGCATGCGCTGCTCCGGGCTGGCGTCGCCGGCCTGGCGTACTGATTCGGTCATCGTCGCCCCCTCGTCTCGTTCGGGCTGGCGACTAGACGGATGCCCAGCCGGGGTGTCACCAAACCCCGGGCCGGCGCGACGACTACGACACCGCGTCGGAGACGGCGGCCCGTCCCGGTACCCTCGATGCCATGAAGCGGCTCTGGACACCGGCGTGGATCGTGCGCCACGTGGCCATGGTCGTGCTGGTCGTGGGCTTCCTCGGGCTCGGTTGGTGGCAGGTCACCCGGGCCGCCGAGGGCAACGCGCTCAGTTTCGGTTACGCCATCGAGTGGCCGGTCTTCGCCGCCTTCGTGGTCTTCGTCTGGTGGCGTGAGGTGCGGCACGCGCTGCGTCGCCCGCCCGGGGCCGAGGCCCTCGTGCCCGCGCCGTCGGCGACCGCCGGCTCCGCGCCGGCCGCCGACTCCCCGGGGTACGCCGACCCGTGCGGGTCGCCCGCGCCGGTGTCCCCGGTGCCGGGCCGGAGGACGGCGAACTCGCCGAGTACAACCGATACCTGTCATGGTTGAACGCCAACCCGGGCGCCCGGCCCGGTGACTATCCCGGCTGAGGCCGGCGCGGAAGGACGGACGACGGTGGGCGGAGCCTTTACCCGGTACCGCGTGATCGCCTGGGTCGTGGGCGTGGCGCTGGTGGTGCTGGTCCTGATCGGCATGCCACTGAAGTACGTGTTCCA
The Micromonospora sp. R77 DNA segment above includes these coding regions:
- a CDS encoding DUF1360 domain-containing protein, with the translated sequence MTQGGLKQKVARLRQAYAPHEYRPLGGYLAAMGTYATVTASLVGLVRATGRPVPERPSTADVVLLSVATHKLSRLLSKDAITSPLRAPFTRYDHPIGSGEVMEQVRDQGSPTRHAVGELLSCPFCLAVWVATGLTGGLVLAPRLTRLVATALTAVAASDFLQMGYAVAQQAAEGGHHDEK
- a CDS encoding DUF6158 family protein; the encoded protein is MTESVRQAGDASPEQRMPEWNGDHVQDATASDGELLGVDPSELGDEDLIREMQSLHRTRLDTLRHAADSALANHLRRTAELETEYLARHPGREVDPSRLRGV